From the genome of Pelobates fuscus isolate aPelFus1 chromosome 11, aPelFus1.pri, whole genome shotgun sequence:
CATTCACACATTAGTATTTCCTGTATTTTCACTCTTTGTGTTCTGTGAAAATGTTTACAATTCATACCTCTTAATAATACTGTATATGTTATCTCTGAATCTTTTAGAAATGTCAGTTGGTCCTTTCGGTGACATTCTAGATATCAGAGGAAGAATACATTATAAATTGTGATCATATTTCAGCAACATGTGATTTACTCTTCTGTGGGAACATCTTTGTTCACCAATTCATTGATCTTGTCCCGGACATCTTTCTCCAGGTACTCTAGTTGATCCTTCACACTCACTGTGTAGTGCCCAAGTTTCTGGTTCATATCTTCCACCCTCTGCAGAAGGGCCTTATTAAGTTCTTCTCCATATGGCGTCATCATGTTCTTAAACTCTGAGATTTTCTGGTCCATGTTTTCACTCATTTTGGCCAGGTAAGGCTCCAAAACCTGTGTGACATCCTTCACATTCCCATTGAGTTTATTCCGCAGTTCATCGGCGTAGGGGTTTAGCTGCTTCTTCAGATCTGTCATGAGTTCCATCATCCTGGCTTCCATCTGGTCTACTCTTTTTCTCATTTGGAAATCCATGTTCTCAATATATCTGTTCAGGTTATTTTGCATGTCCTCTGCATAGGGGGTCAACTGGCGCTGTAAATGCACTGATTGCTGCCTTATCTTGTCTCGTAACTCCGCAGTGTATGGAATCACTTGTTCCCGAAGTTGCTCTACACTTTCATCGATTTTGTCCTGGAGTTTTTGAGCATATGGGGACAAAGACTCCTGCATATTGTCTGCATTTTCTCTAATCTTAGTATCTATTTCCTTGGCCACCAACTTCAGCTTCTCACTGACCACCTGGGTATTCTTCTCAATCTGTGTCTGAAGTTCCTCAGCATATGGAGTAAGCTTTAGTTGCAACTGTTCTAAATTTTTGCtcatttgtttatgcagctcatcTGAATATGGGGAGAACCTGCTCTTTAATTGCTCGAGTTCCTGTCTAATCTGTTCCCGAAGTTTTTCTGAATTCTGAGTCAGTTGATCGTGGATCTGTTTGGCTAGAGGGATGAGTTGGTCTGGCATTTCTCCAGCATAAAGATTTACTGTCTTTAGATTGTCCTGGATCAGAGAACTGTGAAGACAAACAAGAAAATAGAGAAAGAGCATGAGTAAGCTGAATTGCTGAAAATTACAAGATAcaattttacttaaaaaaacaaaacaaaacaaacaaaacaatttaaaCGATGAAGCACTAAGTATTTTTCTGCTCCTGTGATAATCAGACATATGCAAAGATACTCATATTTGTTATTCTAAAACATAAGAAAATCCACACAAAGGTCCCCATATAGTCCTGAACAGGACAACTTTTGCCCAAATTTAGGTTGTGCT
Proteins encoded in this window:
- the LOC134577265 gene encoding apolipoprotein A-IV-like, whose protein sequence is MFIRVVVLALVLCAIKESRAEVNSEQVANAFWEYVSTLSSNTKNAIDQIQQSEISQQLNSLIQDNLKTVNLYAGEMPDQLIPLAKQIHDQLTQNSEKLREQIRQELEQLKSRFSPYSDELHKQMSKNLEQLQLKLTPYAEELQTQIEKNTQVVSEKLKLVAKEIDTKIRENADNMQESLSPYAQKLQDKIDESVEQLREQVIPYTAELRDKIRQQSVHLQRQLTPYAEDMQNNLNRYIENMDFQMRKRVDQMEARMMELMTDLKKQLNPYADELRNKLNGNVKDVTQVLEPYLAKMSENMDQKISEFKNMMTPYGEELNKALLQRVEDMNQKLGHYTVSVKDQLEYLEKDVRDKINELVNKDVPTEE